One Siniperca chuatsi isolate FFG_IHB_CAS linkage group LG8, ASM2008510v1, whole genome shotgun sequence DNA segment encodes these proteins:
- the rab33a gene encoding ras-related protein Rab-33A, with the protein MQSSSNTRQHFAQLHFLRPHSAAESKHRWYCCISGLLLPSSSFPLPSLIHPFVHPLSSPHTQSDLRIASSGIMTNDSPEEETRAPGGGGGGGGGGGKGITRRNRADDNVTILTSSMDLHRASRSRASSSNDAAPSLTSSVDLSTSSLELSIQTRIFKIIVIGDSNVGKTCLTFRFTGGSFPDKTEATIGVDFREKAVEIEGETIKVQVWDTAGQERFRKSMVEHYYRNVHAVVFVYDVTKMASFRNLQTWIEECNGHRVSASVPRVLVGNKCDLVGQIQVPSNMALKFADAHNMLLFETSAKDPRESQNVDSIFMSLACRLKAQKSLLYRDVEREDGRVRLTQETETKSNCPC; encoded by the exons ATGCAAAGCAGCTCAAACACACGACAGCACTTCGCACAGCTACATTTCCTGCG GCCACACTCAGCTGCTGAAAGCAAGCATCGCTGGTATTGTTGCATCTCTggtctcctccttccttcctcctcctttcccctcccttcactcatccatccattcgTCCACCCCCTCTCGTCTCCACACACGCAAAGCGACTTGCGCATCGCCTCCTCCGGCATAATGACCAACGATTCCCCGGAGGAGGAGACCCGAGCCCCGGGCGGCGGCggcggaggaggtggaggaggtggaaaagGAATCACGCGAAGAAACCGAGCAGACGACAATGTCACCATCCTGACATCCTCCATGGATTTACACAGAGCCAGCCGGAGCCGAGCCAGTAGCAGCAACGATGCCGCCCCGAGCCTCACATCCTCCGTGGATCTGAGCACCTCCTCCCTGGAGCTGAGCATCCAGACGCGGATCTTTAAGATCATCGTCATCGGGGACTCCAACGTGGGGAAGACCTGCCTCACCTTCCGATTCACCGGAGGCAGCTTCCCCGACAAGACCGAGGCCACCATCGGCGTGGATTTCAGGGAGAAGGCGGTGGAGATTGAAGGAGAGACTATCAAG GTGCAGGTATGGGACACAGCAGGCCAGGAGCGCTTTCGTAAATCCATGGTGGAACACTACTACCGCAATGTCCATGCAGTGGTCTTCGTGTATGACGTCACCAAGATGGCCTCCTTCCGCAACCTACAGACATGGATAGAG GAGTGTAATGGCCATCGGGTCTCAGCATCAGTACCTCGAGTCCTGGTGGGAAACAAGTGTGACCTTGTGGGCCAAATACAG GTGCCCTCCAACATGGCGTTGAAGTTCGCTGACGCCCacaacatgctgctgtttgAGACGTCGGCCAAGGACCCGAGGGAGAGTCAGAACGTCGACTCTATCTTCATGTCGCTGGCCTGCCGCCTGAAGGCCCAGAAATCCCTGCTCTACAGAGAcgtggagagagaggatgggAGAGTCCGGCTCACACAAGAGACTGAAACAAAGAGTAATTGTCCTTGTTGA